In one Penaeus chinensis breed Huanghai No. 1 chromosome 33, ASM1920278v2, whole genome shotgun sequence genomic region, the following are encoded:
- the LOC125043095 gene encoding juvenile hormone esterase-like — MLIPVRKEKAGRHLCPRRMAAAWTEIHRKEVKTLLSIPLRIMKITVYTKHYRLAKYFPKPCYNEEEVQGHQNDFGLRMARSRVLSLAVSLLVLAESAHGTYHISLPTEVTTASGRIVGTLEKSTKGKTFLGFYGIPYAQSPVGNLRFRDPVKATPWNGVRNGTLPPPPCLQVPFPLALMGIKLPAGQLVGSEDCLFLNVFTPRTFAMRGLPVMVFFHGGAFFAGGASIYKPDALLNHEVVLVVVQYRLGVLGFLSTEDDVLPGNYGLKDQVLALQWVQENIRNFGGDPQRVTIFGQSGGGTSVHHHVLSPRTEGLFQRAIMQSGTSVNPFSVGIGHRQAAHTLGASLGCQADAGSEGFLQCLQAADPQDLAAGFQNFLVWFLTPLLFVPRVDGDFLPDDPNVLLREGRHQHVDLISGVTAHEGALGTKPLYSRPELITDIMKNPSILPLTVLCCVGAKDPMAATLRIYQHYLGGLNINDTEGVTEMMSNQLFKVGHDLATQYHSKNVSPNKKTFRYELTHRGQLSVGDSFETPVGKHWVMHSDDLFYLFQVGSLFPAPKIPGRPDDLVREDDLRLRDIMTTMWSNFAAYGDPTPDLSLGFKWEEASENDLKYLDLTPNPVMMGDQRKEVRRFHASLPTSQNYIFNPELVIP; from the exons atgcttattCCTgtacgaaaagagaaagccgggcgacatctgTGTCCAAGGAGAatggcagctgcttggacggag ATCCATAGAAAGGAAGTGAAGACATTGCTCTCCATTCCACTAAGAATTATGAAGATAACGGTATATACAAAGCATTACCGTTTAGCTAAATATTTTCCTAAACCCTGCTATAACGAAGAAGAAGTCCAGGGACATCAAAACGACTTCGGACTTCG AATGGCGAGATCACGCGTGCTTTCCCTGGCAGTGAGTCTGCTGGTGTTGGCAGAGTCAGCCCATGGCACGTACCACATATCTCTGCCAACGGAAGTGACAACAGCTTCTGGAAGGATCGTAGGAACTCTGGAGAAGTCGACGAAGGGGAAGACTTTCCTGGGCTTCTATGGGATACCGTATGCCCAGTCTCCTGTGGGAAATCTTCGCTTCCGG GATCCAGTCAAAGCAACCCCCTGGAACGGCGTGAGGAACGGCACTCTCCCGCCGCCCCCTTGCCTCCAGGTCCCCTTCCCGCTGGCGCTGATGGGGATCAAGCTGCCTGCAGGCCAACTCGTGGGTTCAGAGGACTGCCTCTTTCTCAACGTGTTCACGCCAAGA ACATTCGCAATGAGAGGACTGCCTGTCATGGTGTTCTTCCACGGCGGTGCCTTCTTCGCCGGGGGAGCCTCCATATACAAGCCAGACGCCCTTCTCAACCACGAAGTCGTCTTGGTTGTGGTGCAGTACAGGCTCGGCGTTTTGG GCTTCCTCTCGACTGAGGATGACGTGCTGCCTGGTAACTACGGCTTGAAGGACCAGGTGTTGGCCCTCCAGTGGGTACAGGAGAACATCAGGAACTTCGGGGGAGATCCGCAGCGGGTTACCATTTTCGGCCAGAGCGGGGGCGGTACCTCTGTTCACCACCATGTCTTGTCGCCCAGGACTGAAG GGCTGTTCCAACGAGCCATCATGCAGTCGGGCACTTCTGTCAACCCCTTTTCCGTGGGCATCGGTCATCGGCAGGCGGCGCATACCCTAGGGGCGTCTCTCGGGTGCCAAGCCGatgctggaagcgaagggttcCTTCAGTGTCTTCAAGCTGCCGACCCTCAAGATCTGGCTGCTGGATTCCAAAATTTCTta GTCTGGTTCCTCACCCCTCTGCTCTTCGTGCCGCGCGTCGACGGGGACTTTCTCCCCGATGACCCCAATGTGCTGCTGCGAGAGGGGAGGCACCAGCACGTCGACCTCATTTCGGGGGTGACGGCACACGAGGGGGCACTCGGGACGAAAC cTCTCTACTCCCGGCCGGAACTGATAACTGACATCATGAAGAACCCCAGCATCCTGCCTCTGACCGTCCTGTGTTGCGTAGGAGCGAAGGATCCAATGGCCGCGACGCTAAGGATCTACCAACACTACCTTGGTGGTCTGAATATTAACGATACAGAAGGGGTGACGGAG ATGATGTCGAATCAGCTGTTTAAGGTGGGCCACGACCTCGCCACGCAATACCACTCGAAAAACGTTTCTCCCAATAAGAAAACGTTTCGGTACGAACTCACCCATCGTGGCCAGCTCTCCGTCGGCGATAGTTTCGAAACGCCCGTCGGGAAGCACT GGGTCATGCACAGCGATGACCTCTTCTACCTGTTCCAAGTGGGCTCGCTGTTCCCTGCCCCGAAGATCCCAGGTCGCCCAGATGACCTCGTTCGCGAAGATGACCTCAGGTTGCGAGACATCATGACGACTATGTGGAGCAACTTCGCTGCTTATGG GGACCCAACGCCTGACCTCAGTCTCGGGTTCAAGTGGGAAGAGGCCAGTGAGAATGACCTTAAATACCTTGATCTTACACCAAATCCTGTCATGATGGGTGACCAGCGAAAAGAG GTTAGGAGATTCCACGCTTCACTGCCAACAAGCCAGAATTACATTTTCAACCCTGAACTTGTGATTCCATAG